In Helianthus annuus cultivar XRQ/B chromosome 8, HanXRQr2.0-SUNRISE, whole genome shotgun sequence, a single genomic region encodes these proteins:
- the LOC110865139 gene encoding cytochrome c oxidase assembly factor 5 — translation MAKSCKGLAMELVKCLSESDCVKVENRSFRECAKEKSPLISSECVGLRETYFNCKRGQVDMRARIRGNKGY, via the exons ATGGCGAAATCTTGCAAGGGTCTAGCTATGGAGCTCGTCAAGTGTCTCAGCGAATCTGATTGTGTCAAG GTTGAGAATCGCTCGTTTAGAGAGTGCGCTAAAGAGAAGAGTCCCTTAATCTCTAGTGAGTGTGTTGGACTCAGAGAAACATATTTTAATTGCAAGAGAGGCCAG GTTGACATGAGGGCGAGAATTCGAGGGAATAAAGGCTACTAA